A window of the Janthinobacterium agaricidamnosum NBRC 102515 = DSM 9628 genome harbors these coding sequences:
- a CDS encoding sterol desaturase family protein, whose product MPDFIRDVIRLCLWLVLLTMLFVPLERLFGQPRVQRPRAALWTDLGYYFLSSLLPAVLLAIPLSLLALLSQHLIPASVPAVMASLPLAAKLLLTLLVGEIGFYWGHRLSHEIPWLWRFHAVHHSTEQLYFLANTRAHPVDLIVTRLFGIVPLYLLGLAVPSAAGSATPVLLILVGTAWSFFIHANLRWRFGPLEWLISTPAFHHWHHSRNDHINRNYASMLPMLDKVFGTLYLPATWPAECGTDTPLPATLGGQLLEPLRPRARSRDKTNT is encoded by the coding sequence ATGCCTGACTTTATCCGCGACGTCATCCGACTCTGCCTCTGGCTGGTCTTGCTGACCATGCTGTTCGTGCCGCTGGAACGCCTGTTTGGCCAGCCGCGCGTACAACGTCCGCGCGCCGCGCTGTGGACCGACCTCGGCTATTATTTTCTCAGCAGCTTGCTGCCGGCCGTGCTGCTGGCAATTCCACTATCGCTGCTGGCCTTGCTGAGCCAGCACCTGATTCCCGCCTCCGTGCCGGCCGTCATGGCCAGCTTGCCGCTGGCCGCCAAGTTACTGCTGACCTTGCTGGTCGGGGAAATCGGATTTTATTGGGGCCACCGGCTGAGCCATGAAATTCCGTGGCTGTGGCGTTTTCACGCGGTCCATCACTCAACGGAGCAATTGTATTTCCTGGCCAATACGCGGGCCCATCCGGTCGATTTGATCGTCACGCGCTTGTTCGGCATCGTTCCCTTGTATCTGCTGGGCCTGGCCGTCCCCAGCGCGGCCGGCAGCGCCACGCCGGTGTTGCTGATACTGGTCGGCACCGCCTGGAGTTTCTTTATCCATGCCAATTTGCGCTGGCGCTTCGGGCCGCTGGAATGGCTGATTTCGACGCCGGCCTTCCACCACTGGCACCACAGCCGCAACGACCACATCAACCGCAACTATGCATCGATGCTGCCGATGCTCGATAAAGTATTCGGCACGCTGTACCTGCCGGCCACCTGGCCGGCCGAATGCGGCACCGATACGCCGCTGCCGGCCACGCTGGGCGGCCAGTTGCTGGAACCGCTGCGCCCGCGCGCGCGCAGCCGGGACAAGACCAACACTTAA